Within the Miscanthus floridulus cultivar M001 chromosome 2, ASM1932011v1, whole genome shotgun sequence genome, the region CCTGTGCGCCGGCGCCTAACGTACTGAACGCCAGTCATAACATTGCATGTGACACTGGAAGAAAGAATTGTCTCAAATTGCGCTCATAGTTTTATACATTGCTTTCTTTTCTGCCATTGCCTTTTGTAAGGTATTACTAGTACTGAACTACTGATCCTTTGTGATAGTAGTCCTTGCAATCAAGTATCGTGATGTTGCAACTTTATCACTACTGTATCGTTTAGCtgttttctattttttctctTGTCAAGAGTGAAATAACCACCACTGCATTACAACTAGAACCATTATACATCGTGGCTACTTTCTGCCAACATTTAGGGTTTCTGCAGTCTATTTCTGTGCACATAATAAcaatagtttttttttataaCACTATATCCTCTCTGCTCTAACTTACAGGTTGTGAAATTAAGCATACAAAATAGCCTTCCTTCTGAGTACACACGCATGGTACTACTTCAAACCAGCTTGGACAAAATAGATCCAGCACAACAGGTCGATTTTTTTTCCCAACAAAGCTTATATTTCTATAATAACTAAATTTTGGTTTAACGTCAATCCAAGTTAACGAAGACTGTAAACTATAAGATCAGAGCAACAGGGCCATACAGAAGGCAACACATCTTTGAATATTCATGTTCTTTTTTGTTTCTTCAACATTTTCATTGGTCCATTTGGAAATATGGACTTTAATATCTTACATGAAAGTACATTCTCCCAAGAGTTTCAGAGACAACTTTTACACCGAGACTCAAAGCACACTGCTTGCACCAATATATGATGGTTTACGCTAGCCAAAATATGTATTTAATGTTGGCCCCTGGGatccctgcacaggtaagcaatTAGCTTACCAGCACACCCACACACTCActttggctagaggtagaagaagaggtgaGCATAGCACACACACACTGCTCGGGCTGCAACAGCAGCTCTGAAACTCTGAATGTGGCAACTGAGCTGCCCTTTTCCATTTGCATTGAGGTAGTATATATACAACTAGATGTGCCTCTACCAGGTACACTGAGGTATGGCTGAGTACAGCCCCAACTACTCCTAGTGCTAGCAGTACAATGCTTAGATCAGtccactaccaagacatggctgatatattagctaccaactaatgtactaaaggtgacctatTGCCATACTGCTACAGCAGCAGAGACTGGACAGCCGAGCTGACCAGCTTGATCTCCTAATCTGCAGCAGAGAGATTtgggagcagcagattatgtcttacatTTAAACTAGAAAGCCGCCACAATCTGTGACTAATATTGCTGTATTTGATCAGGCGAAGAATAAACCAACAAAACAAAGCAGCCCAGATGAGCTACCAGCGATGCCGCTTGGTGGCCTAGCACTCGGATTTGGTGATGTTGCGGCAACAAGGGAGAACCTGACAACAGGATTCGGAGACATGAAAGCGCCGGAGAAGTTTGTGATATTCGAGAAGGCCGTTGGCTGCTGCAGCCGCGTGGCGGATTGCTGCTGCTGCATGTGCTTCATCAAGGCGTGCAGCAAGATGAACGACCAGTGCGCCATTGTCATGGCGCAGGCCTGCGCTGCCCTCGCGTGTCTGGGATGCTTCGAATGCTGCTCAGAGCTGTGCTGCGGCGGGCCGAActgagggcacatgagcaagttTGTGAGATTCTGTTGTATATATAGTAATGTAAATGTAAATACTTCCATTAATTAATGTATAGAATAGGCATCACGTGTTTATCGAACTTGACTCGATCAAGAAAAAGCATCTGTCTTCCGTATGTACATCTTTCAAGAATGAACTATATACAAGTTGTATGCAACGTCGATATAATTCTAATCACTGTATTAGGAGACAGAGGATGGTTTAATCCCAGAACAGATGGGGAAGAGCACATAAACTATGTACACGTTTTCTTTCCACTTTCGTTAGCTTTATGGAATTCTTCAGATGCTTTGGGTGAGCACTACACTTCATCGTCCTTCTCTGTTCTTTTGATTTCCACATCAGTCTCAACCACGGCAGTTTCACCTTCCTTGCCACTATCTTTCACCTTCTGTTCGACTTCAACCTCTGCGTTGACTGCAACAGGTTTGCCATCCACAACATTCTCAGTGATGTGCTCCACATCAACTTCAGGTTCTTTCTTGTCCCCTGGCTTCAGCGAGATATGATGGAACTTCTCCTGAATCTTCCCAACTCCTTTCTCGACACCTTTCTCCACAGGTCCAATCGCTTGCAAGATTGTAAGGGCAACATCCTTGACAACCTGAAGAAGTAGCCAGTAGTATAATTATGTTAAACATGAAGAATTCTGAATTAAGGTGCCGAGCTATTGAAACTCAGAAGCCATCAGTTTACATGTTGGCCGCCAACGAGGACAACATCCTGCACGCTCTCCTTGATGCTTGTCCCTGGAGCTTCAACATGGGTCTCCTGCTGCTCAATGGTAGTTGGTGTACTGCTTGTATCATCGTTGACATCTAACTTTGCCTCCATTTTACTTTCCTCACATGTGACTTCCCCATGATCAAGTACAGGGATGCGCTGGTATGGCTCCACAGTGAAGACATAGGCGTGTGCTGTAGCTGTGATAGCCGATAGCCATCTACCAGAAAGGGATTAGAGTTTTACCCTCAAGCAACGAGGAAAAGATGGTCCACCAGGAGGTGACAAGATTACCTCAATGCAAATGAGGAAGTCCTGTAGTGCATTCTGCACTTTTCCCTCTTTGGGCAGGAGTCCAGTTTGGCAAATGATTGCAATACCAACTCCTTGCCACCAAGTGGCAAATACAATGGCCTTAAAGCTTATGAACTTGGCTAGTGGCCTTATTGCCTGTAGTTTTTCATGTGTTGCATTGTAAAATTTTACAAGACAATACAACGCCCATGTCTGGCTGAAATTTATGACAACTGCAATATAAGGATATCTGCATATAAAAGCATGACATGTTAGAAAACAACATAACAGCGAAACATAACTATTTGCACACAAAAAGAAGGAAAATACTGAAGAGTTCCTTTTTTGTTTAGTAGAAGATAGAAAGAAATTTATGAATCTGATGCAATAAAAAAAACTATATTTGGGTCTCCTCAAGCTCAGCTGTTTTACTAATTTCGATAACCAAAAAAGTGAAAAAGACAGATACCCGTAATTCCACTTGAATTCACCATCTCCATAGGCTCCAAAAAGCTCCAAGATCAACGCCAATAAAGCACATAGTGTCTTCAGAATCATCTGCAATTTTGTCAAACAAAGTTATGGCATGTCATTATCTGCCAGTGTCAGTTGAGGGAACATTTTCTCATTATAAAATAGCTCACATATTGCACAAGACCGAATTTTATAATCGTGTACAAGTTCTCTCCCAGAGCATTAGGGTCACAAAAGAAATTGTACACTCTGCTTCGGTTATGAGCTTGTGTCTTGTCTTGACTCTCTAGCAGCTGCTCGCTCAGCTCGTCCCCTTTTCTGTTCTCAAGCAAATGGAACACTTGTCTTTCCCCACCTGAAGTGTAATGTAACAACAAATGAGTGCAACGAATAATTCAGAGAGGGACTTTGTGGCAGCACAAATATGTAGCTGCTCATCACAAGATCACAATGAGTCCTCTAGAGAACGAAAAAGATCACAGCATGCTGATGCAGATTATTCTGCAGTATTACCAAGGCAAGCGACCAAGTATCGTCCAAAGGCATACAGAGCAAAGGCTTCATAACAATTCCGCAATATATCACAAGCCAGAGAGAGCTTTGAATTCCACAGTGAAATTATCTGAAAAGAATCAAAAACTGGAATGGGATATCAATTCATGTCAGTACAAAAACTGCAAAGGCATTACAAGGAAAAAGGAGATCCTAAATCAATTGATAACCACACGTCCACACCAGTACTTGAAGCCAGTTAGTGTTCGTGAAGCAGTGATGAACTACACTAATATCTTCTCAAGAACTACTACTACTTGCAATAGCACTTCTCTGCCTCGACTGGGCATCAGAACAAGCGGAGCTAGCGCTTACAGATTCAGAGGCATAAACAGGCACCATGAACAGCACAGCTATGATCCACTTCTGCTCCTGCAGGATTTCAGCAGCAGGAGAGTACAATTGTTTAGCACGGATAACAATTAACAACAAACAAGCCATAAACAACAGTTACACACCAGGGGGATCAGAACTTTTTCATGGAATGTAATGTGGCGTAAAACTAAAGACATCAGTTACTTACGGCTGGATCGTTGTAGGATCTGAGGTGCTGCAGGATGAGCCAGAGCGAGATGAGGAGCGCCACAAGCGCAAACGCGGCGCCAGTGAGCACCGCCGGGCCGTGGATGTTGCCGTACAACTCCCGGAAGCTAGAGAAGGATCCTCCGTCCGATGCCATCGCTTCATCCCACATCCAATCCGAGGCTCTCTGCACTCTGCAGCAACGACTTCTCTTGGCTGCAGCACAGACAGCACAGGGGAGGGGAAGGGACTCAAGGGAGGACCTGAGTGACACTCGCGGAAGAAGTTGTTGGAAAAGAAAAACAATCAGCTGCAGATCAAGTACTCCGCCGCGCGGCAAATGAACTGAATCCGCGACGAGCTGGAGTGCCCGTaccaaaaataaaaaagaattctTTCTGTAGAAGGAGATCGACGAACAACGCCGCATCCACGGAAGCTAGGGTATC harbors:
- the LOC136529686 gene encoding protein LAZ1 homolog 2-like isoform X1, with product MRRCSSISFYRKNSFLFLVRALQLVADSVHLPRGGVLDLQLIVFLFQQLLPRVSLRSSLESLPLPCAVCAAAKRSRCCRVQRASDWMWDEAMASDGGSFSSFRELYGNIHGPAVLTGAAFALVALLISLWLILQHLRSYNDPAEQKWIIAVLFMVPVYASESIISLWNSKLSLACDILRNCYEAFALYAFGRYLVACLGGERQVFHLLENRKGDELSEQLLESQDKTQAHNRSRVYNFFCDPNALGENLYTIIKFGLVQYMILKTLCALLALILELFGAYGDGEFKWNYGYLSFSLFWLSKLVKQLSLRRPKYSFFYCIRFINFFLSSTKQKRNSSVFSFFLCANSYVSLLCCFLTCHAFICRYPYIAVVINFSQTWALYCLVKFYNATHEKLQAIRPLAKFISFKAIVFATWWQGVGIAIICQTGLLPKEGKVQNALQDFLICIEMAIGYHSYSTRLCLHCGAIPAHPCT
- the LOC136529686 gene encoding protein LAZ1 homolog 2-like isoform X2, translating into MRRCSSISFYRKNSFLFLVRALQLVADSVHLPRGGVLDLQLIVFLFQQLLPRVSLRSSLESLPLPCAVCAAAKRSRCCRVQRASDWMWDEAMASDGGSFSSFRELYGNIHGPAVLTGAAFALVALLISLWLILQHLRSYNDPAEQKWIIAVLFMVPVYASESIISLWNSKLSLACDILRNCYEAFALYAFGRYLVACLGGERQVFHLLENRKGDELSEQLLESQDKTQAHNRSRVYNFFCDPNALGENLYTIIKFGLVQYMILKTLCALLALILELFGAYGDGEFKWNYGYPYIAVVINFSQTWALYCLVKFYNATHEKLQAIRPLAKFISFKAIVFATWWQGVGIAIICQTGLLPKEGKVQNALQDFLICIEVILSPPAHAYVFTVEPYQRIPVLDHGEVTCEESKMEAKLDVNDDTSSTPTTIEQQETHVEAPGTSIKESVQDVVLVGGQHVVKDVALTILQAIGPVEKGVEKGVGKIQEKFHHISLKPGDKKEPEVDVEHITENVVDGKPVAVNAEVEVEQKVKDSGKEGETAVVETDVEIKRTEKDDEV